Proteins encoded in a region of the Kineosporia corallincola genome:
- a CDS encoding isocitrate lyase/phosphoenolpyruvate mutase family protein: MTTPSEFAALHRPGTPVVLPNAWDAASAVLIAAAGAPAVATSSAAVAWALGRPDGEHLTRDEVVAVVARIVAAVDVPVSADIEAGYGDVAATVVAVAGAGAVGVNLEDSQPDGTLYPVEQQAERVAAARAAGGEGFVVNARTDVYLRGIGEPEGRAAEVLRRAEAFAAAGASCLFVPGLLHLPTLTDLVRRSALPISVLAEPAGPSIAELTATGVVRISLGTALAEAAYGQAVAATRELFATGTMKQLQGYAGYGEVDSSFRP; this comes from the coding sequence ATGACGACGCCGAGCGAGTTCGCCGCTCTTCACCGCCCGGGCACGCCGGTCGTGCTGCCCAACGCCTGGGACGCCGCCAGCGCCGTGCTCATCGCCGCGGCCGGGGCACCCGCCGTCGCCACCTCCAGTGCTGCGGTCGCCTGGGCGCTGGGCCGGCCCGACGGTGAGCACCTCACCCGTGACGAGGTGGTCGCGGTGGTCGCGCGAATCGTTGCAGCGGTGGATGTTCCGGTGTCGGCCGACATCGAGGCCGGCTACGGCGACGTGGCCGCCACGGTGGTGGCGGTGGCCGGGGCCGGGGCGGTCGGCGTCAACCTGGAAGACTCGCAGCCCGACGGCACGCTGTACCCGGTGGAGCAGCAGGCCGAGCGGGTGGCGGCGGCCCGGGCCGCCGGTGGCGAGGGGTTCGTCGTCAACGCCCGCACCGATGTGTACCTGCGCGGCATCGGCGAGCCGGAGGGGCGGGCGGCCGAGGTGCTGCGCCGGGCCGAGGCATTCGCCGCGGCCGGGGCCAGCTGCCTGTTCGTGCCCGGCCTGCTCCACCTGCCCACGCTGACCGACCTGGTGCGGCGCTCGGCGCTGCCGATCAGCGTGCTGGCCGAGCCGGCCGGCCCGTCGATCGCCGAGCTGACCGCCACCGGCGTGGTGCGCATCAGCCTGGGCACGGCCCTGGCCGAGGCGGCCTACGGGCAGGCGGTGGCGGCGACGCGCGAGCTGTTCGCCACGGGCACCATGAAGCAGCTCCAGGGCTACGCCGGGTACGGCGAGGTCGACTCCAGCTTCCGGCCCTGA
- a CDS encoding sensor histidine kinase, producing the protein MAQDGWIRGAEIAAVLVVVLLAVIAFRRARRGPDLGTPAERATFDTLHTASLAAPPLRDGLTPEGAQKAVRHLRTLLGTPAVALADGSRLLAWDGEGAHHRHQALRHAEGVLRTGRAGVLDAAQIDGDQACEVLDCPLRSAVVAPLTSGDAVVGALIAYGGAVSAGLVRATGEVAMWVSTQIELAELDRSRTRAIEAEVRALRAQISPHFVYNSLAAIASFVRTDPERARELLLEFADFTRYAFRAGGEFTTLADELRNIERYLVLEQARFGDRLHVRLRVAPEVLPVAVPYLSVQPLVENAVQHGLQSKEGPGHITLGAADSGSEALIWVEDDGVGSDPALIARVLAGESGDSVGLGNVDSRLRQVFGDRYGLVVETAEGAGTKVSFRVPKYAPGVHAGPPSP; encoded by the coding sequence GTGGCGCAGGACGGATGGATCCGCGGGGCCGAGATCGCCGCCGTGCTGGTGGTCGTACTGCTCGCGGTGATCGCGTTCCGGCGCGCCCGGCGCGGCCCCGACCTGGGCACCCCGGCCGAGCGGGCCACCTTCGACACCCTGCACACCGCCTCGCTGGCCGCCCCGCCGCTGCGCGACGGGCTCACCCCCGAGGGCGCCCAGAAGGCCGTCCGGCACCTGCGCACCCTGCTCGGCACCCCGGCGGTCGCCCTGGCGGACGGCTCCCGGCTGCTGGCCTGGGACGGCGAGGGCGCCCACCATCGGCACCAGGCCCTCCGGCACGCCGAGGGGGTGCTCCGGACCGGCCGGGCAGGTGTGCTCGACGCCGCCCAGATCGACGGCGACCAGGCCTGCGAGGTGCTCGACTGCCCTCTGCGCAGCGCCGTTGTCGCCCCGCTGACCAGCGGCGACGCCGTGGTGGGCGCACTGATCGCGTACGGCGGGGCGGTCAGCGCCGGGCTGGTGCGAGCCACCGGTGAGGTGGCGATGTGGGTGTCCACGCAGATCGAGCTGGCCGAGCTGGACCGCTCCCGCACCCGGGCGATCGAGGCCGAGGTGCGGGCGCTGCGGGCCCAGATCAGCCCGCACTTCGTGTACAACTCCCTGGCCGCGATCGCCTCGTTCGTGCGCACCGACCCCGAGCGGGCCCGGGAACTGCTGCTGGAGTTCGCCGACTTCACCCGCTACGCCTTCCGGGCCGGCGGCGAGTTCACCACGCTGGCCGACGAACTACGCAACATCGAGCGCTATCTGGTGCTGGAGCAGGCCAGGTTCGGCGACCGGCTGCACGTGCGGCTGCGGGTGGCGCCGGAGGTGCTGCCGGTCGCCGTCCCCTATCTGTCGGTGCAGCCGCTGGTGGAGAACGCCGTACAGCACGGCCTCCAGAGCAAGGAGGGGCCCGGTCACATCACGCTGGGTGCCGCGGACTCCGGGTCCGAGGCGCTGATCTGGGTGGAGGACGACGGGGTCGGGTCGGACCCGGCGCTGATCGCGCGGGTACTGGCCGGGGAGTCCGGCGACTCGGTCGGCCTGGGCAACGTGGACTCCCGGCTGCGGCAGGTCTTCGGCGATCGTTACGGTCTGGTGGTGGAGACCGCCGAGGGCGCGGGGACAAAGGTGAGCTTCCGGGTACCGAAATACGCTCCGGGAGTTCACGCGGGGCCGCCTTCCCCCTAG
- a CDS encoding LytR/AlgR family response regulator transcription factor encodes MATTPAPLRALVVDDEPPALSELAWLLDSDDRIGRVLTADSGTQALKVLESEQVDVLFCDISMPGLDGLDLARVLARFTARPHLVFVTAYEQHAVEAFDLRAVDYVLKPVRAQRLAEAVRRAVEAQGTPVRPAAEPDENIPVELGGVTRFVRRSAVLFVEAAGDYARLHTAVGSHLLRVPLSALEERWAPSGFVRIHRSTLINVRHVNELLMDGGRFHVRLGGHTLTVSRRHTRQVKDRLMHRDGR; translated from the coding sequence ATGGCGACGACGCCGGCACCTCTGCGAGCCCTGGTTGTGGACGACGAGCCCCCCGCTCTTTCCGAGTTGGCGTGGCTGCTCGACTCCGACGACCGGATCGGCCGTGTTTTGACGGCCGACAGCGGCACCCAGGCCCTGAAGGTCCTGGAGAGCGAGCAGGTCGACGTGTTGTTCTGCGACATCTCGATGCCCGGCCTGGACGGCCTCGACCTGGCCCGGGTGCTGGCCCGTTTCACCGCCCGCCCGCACCTGGTCTTCGTCACCGCCTACGAGCAGCACGCGGTGGAGGCGTTCGACCTGCGGGCCGTCGACTACGTGCTCAAGCCGGTGCGGGCCCAGCGGCTGGCCGAGGCGGTGCGCCGCGCGGTGGAGGCCCAGGGCACACCGGTGCGCCCGGCCGCGGAGCCGGACGAGAACATCCCGGTCGAGCTGGGCGGCGTCACCCGGTTCGTGCGCCGCTCGGCCGTGCTGTTCGTGGAGGCTGCGGGCGACTACGCCCGGCTGCACACGGCCGTCGGCAGCCACCTGCTCCGGGTTCCTCTCAGCGCCCTCGAAGAGCGCTGGGCGCCGTCCGGTTTCGTCCGCATCCACCGCAGCACCCTGATCAACGTGCGGCACGTGAACGAACTGCTCATGGACGGCGGGCGCTTCCACGTCCGGCTCGGCGGGCACACCCTGACCGTGAGCCGGCGTCACACCCGGCAGGTCAAGGATCGTCTGATGCACCGGGACGGTCGATGA
- a CDS encoding sodium/solute symporter: MSAWLAVVAVCVATLGVGALGLRLSRTTSDFYVASRIVSPRWNASAIGGEYISGASFLGVAGLIFASGSDMLWYSIGYTAGYLVLLALVAAPLRRSGAYTLPDFAEIRLRSAGVRRATAVLVVGIGWLYLLPQFLGAGLALRTATGAPGWVGTVIAVLVVAANVTAGGMRSVTFVQAFQYWLKLTAIALPVVLLLFAWHTDGTPSAALRDSAWSAPLNGADHPVYRTYSLLLALLFGTMGLPHVLVRLYTNPDGRAARRTVLTVIALLGAFYLFPPVYGALGRIYAGDLLGTPDAMMLLLPGRMLGEPWGEAATALLTAGAFAAFLSTSSGLTISVAGVLSQDLLRGRFRASVSGFRVGAALAVLVPATLSLLGVRTGLADTVTLAFALAASTFCPLLVLGIWWRGLTRAGALAGLATGGLLASTAVLLTVSGTVESGWPAALLGQPAAWTVPAAFAVMVAVSLLTRGSRVPGVGTIMVRLHAPESLDLNRGEPGPR, from the coding sequence GTGAGTGCCTGGCTCGCCGTCGTCGCTGTCTGTGTCGCCACCCTCGGGGTGGGAGCGCTCGGCCTGAGGCTGTCGCGCACCACCAGCGACTTCTACGTGGCCTCGCGAATCGTCTCGCCGCGCTGGAACGCCTCGGCGATCGGTGGCGAGTACATCTCCGGCGCAAGCTTTCTCGGTGTGGCCGGGCTGATCTTCGCGTCCGGCAGCGACATGCTCTGGTACTCGATTGGCTACACCGCCGGCTACCTGGTGCTGCTCGCCCTGGTGGCCGCGCCGCTGCGCCGCAGCGGGGCCTACACCCTGCCCGACTTCGCCGAGATCCGGCTGCGCTCGGCCGGGGTGCGCCGGGCCACCGCCGTGCTGGTCGTCGGCATCGGCTGGCTCTACCTGCTGCCGCAGTTCCTCGGCGCCGGGCTGGCCCTGCGCACCGCCACCGGCGCCCCCGGCTGGGTCGGCACCGTGATCGCCGTGCTGGTGGTGGCCGCGAACGTGACGGCGGGCGGGATGCGGTCGGTGACGTTCGTGCAGGCCTTCCAGTACTGGCTCAAGCTGACCGCGATCGCGCTCCCCGTCGTCCTTCTGTTGTTCGCCTGGCACACCGACGGCACGCCCTCCGCCGCGCTGCGCGACAGCGCCTGGTCCGCCCCGCTCAACGGCGCCGACCACCCCGTGTACCGCACCTACTCGCTGCTGCTCGCCCTGCTGTTCGGCACGATGGGCCTGCCGCACGTGCTGGTGCGGCTCTACACCAACCCGGACGGCCGGGCCGCCCGCCGCACCGTGCTCACGGTGATCGCCCTGCTCGGCGCGTTCTACCTGTTCCCGCCGGTGTACGGGGCGCTGGGCCGGATCTACGCCGGCGACCTGCTCGGCACCCCCGACGCGATGATGCTTCTGCTGCCCGGCCGCATGCTCGGCGAACCCTGGGGCGAGGCGGCCACCGCCCTGCTCACCGCGGGCGCGTTCGCCGCCTTTCTGTCCACCTCCAGCGGGCTCACCATCTCGGTGGCCGGTGTGCTCAGCCAGGACCTGTTGCGGGGACGCTTCCGGGCCAGTGTCAGCGGTTTCCGGGTGGGCGCGGCGCTGGCCGTGCTGGTGCCCGCCACGCTCTCGCTGCTCGGCGTGCGCACCGGCCTGGCCGACACCGTGACGCTGGCCTTCGCCCTGGCCGCCTCCACCTTCTGCCCCCTGCTCGTGCTCGGCATCTGGTGGCGCGGCCTGACCCGGGCGGGGGCCCTGGCCGGGCTGGCCACCGGCGGGCTGCTGGCCAGCACGGCGGTGCTGCTCACGGTGTCCGGGACGGTCGAGTCCGGCTGGCCCGCGGCCCTGCTCGGCCAGCCCGCGGCCTGGACCGTGCCCGCGGCGTTCGCCGTGATGGTGGCGGTCTCGCTGCTCACCCGGGGATCCCGGGTGCCGGGCGTGGGCACGATCATGGTGCGGCTGCACGCACCGGAGTCGCTCGACCTGAACCGCGGCGAACCCGGCCCCCGCTGA
- a CDS encoding DUF485 domain-containing protein gives MSAEQPDRPLGGTGYEEVQASAEFQALRTRFRRFVFPLTGLFLVWYFLYVILSAYAPDFMNTQVFGRVNLGLIIGLSQFVSTFAITMTYARWADREFDPTADRLREHIERGEVQ, from the coding sequence ATGTCCGCTGAACAGCCAGACCGCCCCCTGGGCGGCACCGGCTACGAGGAGGTGCAGGCGAGTGCGGAGTTCCAGGCACTGCGCACCCGCTTCCGCCGGTTCGTCTTCCCGCTCACCGGACTCTTCCTGGTCTGGTACTTCCTCTACGTGATCCTGTCCGCCTACGCGCCGGACTTCATGAACACCCAGGTGTTCGGGCGGGTCAACCTCGGGCTGATCATCGGCCTGTCGCAGTTCGTCTCGACCTTCGCGATCACCATGACCTACGCCCGCTGGGCCGACCGCGAGTTCGACCCGACGGCCGACCGGCTGCGCGAGCACATCGAGCGGGGTGAGGTGCAGTGA
- a CDS encoding solute symporter family protein, protein MRIPFAAATTEDIGNPAVNITIFIVFVVITLAIVLRASRNNRTAADYYAGGRAFTGRQNGIAIAGDYLSAASFLGIAGAIATVGYDGFMYSIGFLVAWLVALLLVAELLRNTGRFTMADVLSFRLRQGPVRTAAAISTLAVSFFYLLAQMAGAGGLVNLLLGVEGSGAQNLVIAVVGILMIVYVLVGGMKGTTWVQIIKAVLLIIGAALMTVWVLGKAGLNFSELLGDAAAASPTGNALLEPGLRYGLTGTTKLDFISLALALVLGTAGLPHVLMRFYTVPSAKEARRSVVWAIWLIGIFYLFTLVLGFGAAWLVGPEKIMAAPGKANSAAPLLAFELGGTLLLGVIAAVAFATILAVVAGLTITASASFAHDVYANVIKKGQVRADDEVRVARITAVVIGLVAIVGGIFAKDQNVAFLVALAFAVAASANLPTILYSLFWKRFNTRGALWSIYGGLTSALVLIIFSPVVSGKVDATGKAASVITDTGIDFHWFPLDNPGIVSIPLGFLLGYLGTVTSKEVGSAAKYAEMEVRSITGAGAEKAVDH, encoded by the coding sequence GTGAGGATTCCCTTCGCCGCGGCGACCACCGAGGACATCGGCAACCCCGCCGTCAACATCACGATCTTCATCGTCTTCGTGGTGATCACCCTGGCCATCGTGCTGCGGGCCTCGCGCAACAACCGCACCGCCGCCGACTACTACGCCGGCGGCCGGGCCTTCACCGGCCGGCAGAACGGCATCGCGATCGCCGGTGACTACCTCTCGGCCGCAAGCTTTCTCGGCATCGCCGGGGCGATCGCCACGGTCGGCTACGACGGCTTCATGTACTCCATCGGCTTCCTCGTGGCCTGGCTGGTCGCACTGCTGCTGGTGGCCGAACTACTGCGCAACACAGGCCGTTTCACCATGGCCGATGTGCTCAGCTTCCGGCTGCGGCAGGGCCCGGTGCGCACCGCGGCGGCGATCTCGACCCTGGCCGTCTCGTTCTTCTACCTGCTCGCCCAGATGGCCGGGGCCGGTGGCCTGGTGAATCTGCTTCTGGGCGTGGAGGGTTCGGGCGCCCAGAACCTGGTGATCGCGGTCGTCGGCATCCTGATGATCGTCTACGTGCTGGTCGGCGGGATGAAGGGCACCACCTGGGTGCAGATCATCAAGGCCGTGCTGCTGATCATCGGCGCCGCGCTGATGACCGTGTGGGTGCTCGGCAAGGCCGGACTGAACTTCTCCGAGCTGCTGGGTGACGCCGCGGCGGCCTCGCCGACGGGCAACGCCCTGCTGGAGCCCGGCCTGCGGTACGGGCTCACCGGCACCACGAAGCTGGACTTCATCTCACTGGCGCTGGCCCTGGTGCTCGGCACCGCCGGACTGCCGCACGTGCTGATGCGCTTCTACACCGTGCCGAGCGCGAAAGAGGCCCGGCGCAGCGTGGTCTGGGCGATCTGGCTGATCGGCATCTTCTACCTGTTCACCCTGGTGCTCGGGTTCGGTGCGGCCTGGCTGGTCGGGCCGGAGAAGATCATGGCGGCGCCGGGCAAGGCCAACTCCGCGGCCCCGCTGCTGGCCTTCGAGCTCGGCGGCACCCTGCTGCTGGGGGTGATCGCGGCCGTCGCCTTCGCCACGATCCTCGCCGTGGTGGCCGGCCTGACGATCACGGCCAGTGCGTCGTTCGCCCACGACGTCTACGCGAACGTGATCAAGAAGGGCCAGGTGCGTGCGGACGACGAGGTGCGGGTCGCGCGCATCACGGCCGTGGTCATCGGGCTGGTCGCGATCGTGGGTGGCATCTTCGCCAAGGACCAGAACGTCGCCTTCCTGGTGGCGCTGGCCTTCGCGGTGGCGGCCTCGGCCAACCTGCCGACGATCCTGTACTCGCTGTTCTGGAAGCGGTTCAACACCCGGGGCGCGCTGTGGAGCATCTACGGCGGCCTGACCTCGGCCCTGGTGCTGATCATCTTCTCGCCGGTGGTCTCCGGAAAGGTCGACGCCACCGGCAAGGCCGCCTCGGTGATCACCGACACCGGCATCGACTTCCACTGGTTCCCGCTGGACAACCCGGGCATCGTCTCGATCCCGCTGGGCTTCCTGCTCGGTTACCTGGGCACCGTCACCAGCAAGGAGGTGGGCTCGGCGGCGAAGTACGCCGAGATGGAGGTGCGCTCGATCACCGGCGCGGGCGCCGAGAAGGCGGTGGACCACTAA
- a CDS encoding GntR family transcriptional regulator: MAAEPKYRRIAADLAERVRSGDFGADGALPPQRALSEEYGVTLMTLRQALQLLQDDGLIEQRPGRGTFVVPPEVAHDQANLRSLADELNTQGVPLRTEVLGRQLRKLPRQVAAELHLPPDEPALRLERLRSVRGIPLLHQVSWVPQPWAEAIRNVDFELTPLYAAIGEAVGTTPERAQEALTAEALSARLAGLNGTGEGRPALVMRRTTFDGTGRAYVVDTATILDERLRIVTDRRSSEVTHTWRFG; encoded by the coding sequence GTGGCCGCCGAACCGAAGTACCGCCGGATCGCTGCGGACCTGGCCGAGCGGGTGCGCTCCGGCGACTTCGGGGCCGACGGTGCGCTCCCGCCGCAGCGCGCGCTGAGCGAGGAGTACGGGGTCACGCTGATGACCCTCCGGCAGGCTCTCCAACTGCTGCAAGACGACGGCCTGATCGAGCAGCGGCCCGGCCGGGGCACCTTCGTGGTGCCGCCCGAGGTGGCCCATGACCAGGCCAACCTGCGCAGTCTCGCCGACGAGCTGAACACCCAGGGCGTGCCGCTGCGCACCGAGGTGCTGGGCCGGCAACTGCGCAAGCTCCCCCGGCAGGTGGCGGCCGAGCTGCACCTGCCGCCCGACGAACCCGCGCTGCGCCTGGAGCGGCTGCGCTCGGTACGCGGAATTCCGTTGCTGCACCAGGTTTCCTGGGTTCCACAGCCCTGGGCCGAGGCGATCAGGAATGTCGACTTCGAGCTGACCCCGCTCTACGCCGCCATCGGCGAGGCGGTCGGCACCACTCCGGAGCGGGCCCAGGAGGCGCTCACCGCCGAGGCCCTCAGTGCCCGGCTGGCCGGCCTCAACGGAACCGGCGAAGGCCGTCCGGCGCTGGTGATGCGCCGGACGACCTTCGACGGGACGGGCCGGGCCTACGTGGTGGACACCGCCACCATCCTCGACGAGCGGCTGCGCATCGTCACCGACCGCCGCAGCTCAGAGGTCACGCACACCTGGCGTTTCGGTTAG
- a CDS encoding RNA polymerase sigma factor yields MTDVPEEPAAPQGATRPGSDRIDTLARAAAAGDDAALNDLLALIQPEVLRRAGQILPHREDAEEAAQDALLQVARRISGFEGRSSFRTWLYVVVTNAARQTYRDLKRRASERPLTVEEQVRPDPRRTSVIAGSRIDLLEALEALEESHPQLVKPFVYRDLADLEYEEIARRLDLPLGTVKSRLNQARQEVRRRLIR; encoded by the coding sequence ATGACCGACGTACCCGAAGAGCCCGCTGCCCCTCAGGGCGCCACTCGACCCGGTAGTGACCGGATCGATACCTTGGCGCGCGCCGCTGCGGCCGGGGATGATGCCGCTCTCAACGATCTTCTCGCCCTGATCCAGCCGGAGGTGCTGCGCAGAGCGGGCCAGATACTGCCCCATCGGGAAGACGCCGAGGAGGCCGCGCAGGATGCCCTGCTGCAAGTCGCGCGCCGGATCAGCGGCTTCGAGGGCCGCAGCTCGTTCCGCACCTGGCTCTACGTGGTGGTGACGAACGCCGCACGGCAGACCTACCGCGACCTCAAACGCAGAGCGTCCGAGCGGCCACTCACGGTGGAGGAGCAGGTGCGCCCCGACCCTCGGCGCACGAGCGTGATCGCCGGGTCACGCATCGACCTGCTGGAAGCCCTGGAGGCGCTGGAGGAATCGCATCCGCAGCTGGTCAAGCCGTTCGTCTACCGCGACCTGGCCGACCTGGAGTACGAGGAGATCGCGCGCCGTCTGGACCTGCCGCTGGGAACGGTCAAGTCGCGCCTGAACCAGGCCCGGCAGGAGGTGCGGCGCCGGCTGATCCGCTGA
- a CDS encoding serine/threonine-protein kinase: MPLPELIGRYRPVRRLGAGGFAVVWLAHDESLDAEVAVKVMADNWADRLDLRERFLREARMLRQASSYRIVQVFDIGELTDGRPYLVMEYADRGTLSDRVKENGAYPLAEGLRLTAEVARGVAELHAAGVVHRDLKPSNVLITGVRGGGERLLVADLGVAKSLAHGSGVTMSVGSAGYMAPEQMEPQIGVDPRADVYSLGAFAYHLITAQRPLLPLVLREKLPEALPAGVRETLLKTLQSDRENRWPDAASLAVRLDELADGIDENFSVAAPEFQGKQGTTTSAPDVPAPTPAPATPVTPGASAFASQPVSPTPGWTYQGPQAETVSGQAGWSGQAGWSGQAGWSGQSGPAGQAGPGGQAGRTGRDAFRAQPGQSGRPGQPSGFHPPGDPTRAAQPGQVVQSGQQSGQQSGQWGSADSWGRPGSYGPGGQTTQSPHSSHGPPPGYGQGGHSQAQQHGQTPYPAANQAGPQQPGSGGSSGQQRPQSPGVARAGGSRWIATMTGVVLLAAATGIGSVLYYQHHRSGSPVSVTDANDVITLTTADFGSELTDTGWTPSSIGLKGKTAAGLLLADDVKQWTDLTADVNGVFVGATTDDSLPEKVAAITHDGCDKARTENYTGSTVWTGTVITWENCEGAESHTVQEIALEPQDEDATRLIYMQIRRDDGKDLATDLIQGLEVAN, encoded by the coding sequence ATGCCTCTGCCCGAGCTGATCGGTCGCTACCGGCCCGTCCGCCGCCTCGGAGCCGGTGGCTTCGCCGTCGTCTGGCTCGCCCACGACGAGTCACTGGACGCCGAGGTGGCCGTGAAGGTCATGGCCGACAACTGGGCCGACCGCCTCGACCTGCGCGAACGCTTCCTGCGCGAGGCCCGGATGCTGCGCCAGGCCTCGTCCTACCGCATCGTCCAGGTCTTCGACATCGGCGAGCTCACCGACGGACGGCCCTATCTGGTGATGGAGTACGCCGACCGCGGAACTCTGTCCGACCGGGTCAAGGAGAACGGCGCCTACCCGCTCGCCGAGGGCCTGCGGCTGACCGCCGAGGTGGCCCGGGGGGTGGCCGAGCTGCACGCGGCCGGGGTGGTGCACCGCGACCTCAAGCCGTCGAACGTGCTGATCACCGGCGTGCGCGGCGGCGGGGAGCGGCTGCTGGTGGCCGACCTGGGGGTGGCCAAGAGCCTGGCCCACGGCTCCGGGGTGACGATGTCGGTCGGTTCCGCGGGATACATGGCGCCGGAGCAGATGGAACCGCAGATCGGCGTCGACCCGCGGGCCGACGTGTACAGCCTGGGTGCGTTCGCCTACCACCTGATCACCGCCCAGCGGCCCCTGCTGCCGCTGGTGCTGCGCGAGAAGCTGCCCGAGGCGCTGCCCGCCGGGGTGCGCGAGACGCTGCTGAAGACCCTCCAGTCCGACCGGGAGAACCGCTGGCCCGACGCGGCCAGTCTGGCCGTCCGGCTGGACGAGCTGGCCGACGGCATCGACGAGAACTTCTCCGTGGCCGCGCCGGAGTTTCAGGGCAAACAGGGGACGACGACGAGCGCCCCCGACGTCCCTGCCCCGACGCCGGCCCCGGCCACCCCGGTGACCCCGGGTGCCTCCGCCTTCGCGTCGCAGCCGGTCAGCCCGACCCCGGGCTGGACCTACCAGGGCCCGCAGGCGGAGACCGTGAGCGGGCAGGCCGGGTGGTCGGGGCAGGCCGGGTGGTCGGGACAAGCTGGGTGGTCGGGACAGAGCGGGCCGGCCGGGCAGGCAGGGCCGGGAGGTCAGGCAGGGCGGACCGGGCGGGATGCCTTCCGGGCGCAGCCGGGGCAGTCCGGCCGGCCGGGTCAGCCGTCCGGTTTCCATCCGCCGGGCGACCCGACTCGCGCCGCACAGCCCGGTCAGGTGGTTCAGTCCGGGCAGCAGTCCGGGCAGCAGTCCGGGCAGTGGGGCTCGGCCGATTCCTGGGGCCGGCCTGGTTCGTACGGGCCGGGCGGGCAGACCACACAGTCACCGCACAGCTCGCACGGTCCGCCGCCGGGCTACGGCCAGGGCGGCCACTCCCAGGCGCAGCAGCACGGCCAGACGCCCTATCCGGCCGCGAACCAGGCCGGGCCGCAGCAGCCGGGTTCCGGCGGCTCCAGCGGCCAGCAGCGACCGCAGTCCCCGGGCGTCGCGCGGGCCGGGGGCAGTCGCTGGATCGCGACCATGACGGGCGTGGTGCTGCTGGCCGCCGCCACCGGCATCGGCTCGGTGCTCTACTACCAGCACCACCGTTCCGGCTCGCCCGTCTCGGTCACCGACGCCAACGACGTGATCACGCTCACCACCGCCGACTTCGGCTCCGAGCTGACCGACACCGGCTGGACGCCCAGCTCGATCGGCCTGAAGGGCAAGACCGCCGCGGGGCTGCTACTGGCCGACGACGTGAAGCAGTGGACCGACCTGACCGCCGACGTGAACGGGGTGTTCGTCGGCGCGACCACCGACGACAGCCTGCCGGAGAAGGTCGCCGCGATCACCCACGACGGCTGCGACAAGGCGCGCACCGAGAACTACACCGGCAGCACCGTCTGGACCGGCACCGTCATCACCTGGGAGAACTGCGAGGGCGCGGAAAGCCACACGGTGCAGGAGATCGCCCTGGAACCGCAGGACGAAGACGCCACGCGGCTGATCTACATGCAGATCCGGCGTGACGACGGCAAGGACCTCGCGACCGACCTGATCCAGGGGCTCGAGGTCGCGAACTGA